The Marivirga salinae DNA window GCGAACGAATTAGGAACCGCTCGCGAAGTGATCACTCGAGTGCTGAAAAAGCTTGAAAATGAAGAGAAAGTGGAACAAAAGGCTGGGGAGATAAAAATTGTGGGAGAGTGGTGACCGCAGTCACTGACTAGCAATTGAGCAGTACTTATCTTTATCCTATCATAAAGCAAAACCATTTAAATTTTAAGAAGATGAAAAAAAATATGGGATCAGCAGATAGAATTATTAGAGTAATAATCGCTGCAGTTATAGGAGTTCTTTATTTCACAGGAATCATTTCAGGAACAGTAGGCATAGTGCTTTTAGTATTAGCTGGAGTATTTGTTTTAACCAGCTTGATAAGCTTCTGCCCTCTTTACGCACCTTTCGGGATTTCAACTTGCCCTATGAAAGAAAGTAAATAAGAAAACTTTCTAGATTGAATAAAAGCACTAGCGGTTCAGGTGATCAATCACTTCCTTCTTTTGGTTTAAGTGGAAGTGCATCAATTACTTTAAAAACCGCTCTTGCTTTTTTATTTCAATGATAGCTCTGCACTAGTTCAAGCGTCCGCTTGGACCCCTACTCATTCTCATCATTGGTTACGCAAATATCCAAACCTGATTGCTCAAAAGCAGATTTATAAAAGCAATCAAGTATGGGTTAGTGATATTACATATATTCAAATAAAAGAAAATTTTGCTTATTTGAGCTTACTAACTGATGCTTACTCAAGGAAAATATTAGGTCATTATCTAAGTGAAAACTTATCAAGAGAAGGACCGATAGAAGCCTTGAAAATGGCAATAAGACGGAAAGGTCAATCCTATGTGACTCATCATTCCGATAGAGGGATACAATACTGTTGTAAAGATTATGTTGATATACTCAATAACAGCTTCATTAAAATTAGCATGACAGAGAATGGAAGTCCATATGAAAATGCAATAGCGGAAAGGGTAAATGGTATCTTAAAACATGAGTTTGCATGCAATCAAGCTTTTGGCTCATTTACTGTGGCGAAAAATTTCATTGATAGAGCGATTAAAAACTATAATGGTATTAGACCACATATGAGCTGCAGTTACTTAACACCGAACATTGCACATGAAACTGAAGAGACTATAACACGAAAATGGAAGAACTACTACAAAGAAAAAGTAAAGTAATACTAGGACTATTAATCGTAGTAAAGTTATATTAGGACTATAATGTTAAACCGTAAAGTAATTTTAGGACGATACATCATGTTTTGTGAATCCTCGTTACAAACGAGGACTAGCGTGGGTATTTTTCTTCTAAGAATTTAAGAACGTGAGGTTTTACGGGTATATTTAAAAGCATAGGCTAATTTACTGAGCCTATTTGGATTGGTGCAAGTGTGGTTGGCGGTGGTGCGATAGTTGTGAGAAATTATATTTTTTCAATTAAAATTTGAACGAAATGCACGTTCTTATTAAATAAAAAGTTAAATTGTTCTTCAAAAAAATATACCTATGAAAAATTTACTTACTTTAATCACTATTCTTCTATTAGCAACTTCGAATCTAAATGCTCAAAAAGAGGCTACGACCAATGAAGGTGAAAAGGTTTTATTATATGAAGATGGAACATGGGACTATGTTGATACAAAATCTGAATCTGAACTTTCGGAGTCTACTAATTCAGATGATTGTTCTCAATACGTATCGGTTGA harbors:
- a CDS encoding YgaP family membrane protein, yielding MKKNMGSADRIIRVIIAAVIGVLYFTGIISGTVGIVLLVLAGVFVLTSLISFCPLYAPFGISTCPMKESK
- a CDS encoding IS3 family transposase, giving the protein MLFYFNDSSALVQASAWTPTHSHHWLRKYPNLIAQKQIYKSNQVWVSDITYIQIKENFAYLSLLTDAYSRKILGHYLSENLSREGPIEALKMAIRRKGQSYVTHHSDRGIQYCCKDYVDILNNSFIKISMTENGSPYENAIAERVNGILKHEFACNQAFGSFTVAKNFIDRAIKNYNGIRPHMSCSYLTPNIAHETEETITRKWKNYYKEKVK